ATGTTGAAGTTCATTTACAAGTTTGCTCAACCACATTTAGACAATGTGAATATAGAGACTATAGTCTGGTCCGATGAAACCAAAATGAAACTCTTGGAAGCCATAAATCACACCATGTTTGGAGGTCAAATGACACTACACATCAATGAAAAAAACTTCACGTGTAACACTAGCAAGAGGGAAGGTTGAATGGAAAAATGTACGGAGACATTCTTGATAAAAATCTGCTGCCATCtaccaggatgatgaagatgagttGAGGGTGGACATTCCAGcgagacaatgatcccaaacacacagaCAAGGAAACTCTCAACTGGTTTcagagaaaatatattcaaaagtaAAGCTGCTAGAATGGCCCGGCCAATCACCTGATttgaatccaatagaaaatctatggaaaTAACTAAAGATTAGAGTTCATAGAAGAGGCCCACAGAAGCTTCAAGATTTGAAGACAGTTAGTGTGGAAGAATGGGCCAAAATCACACCTGAGCAATGCATACGACTTGTTTCTCCATACAGGAGGAGTCTTGAAGCTGTCATTAACaacaaaggcttttgtacaaagtattaaataaatttcagtAAGTGTGTTCAATAATTTTCCCCTATCATTCCATTTTATTAGTCGGAACATAATTTCTgaaattatttgtattgtttttttttttgtatgtatggatTGCTTTGGTTGTTACCGACATGTCAACAGCACCTTGAGAAATGTATTTACTGAGAAAACTGGTGACGTGTTCGATACTTATACCCCgtgtatatataactttttttctaccatTTCCACTAGAGAGAGCTTTTGTTCTCTCTCTAGTTTTGTCTTTGCGAGTGGGTTCAGTCCCAGTGTGGTTTTGTGGCATAACTAAAGCTGTGACAGCTGTCCTCTTCTCACTTTTTCTGTTCACGCACTGAAAGTAACAGCTAATGACATCTAAAGGTAAGGTTTATTTCTTTAGTATTTTAATGTCATCATAATAGTTAATATTTTCTGTTAATCAGCTTTCTAGAGAGATATCAGATATTTCAGCTATGGCATTTTGATAAAcagagatatttatttattatttatatattttctttctctgtaaAATAGCATTCTGTTGTGGGGATGCCTGTCGCTCTCCTAAACTTGAGTTTCTTTCTGTTGGTGTTGAATATAGGTGAGTACAATTTCCCGTgtgaaaaatcttttttatttggTGTATTTTATGACTTCAGATCATGTGTGTGACATACACAGGTGCAACATGTTCTTGTTTTCATATGTTTCGTTTAGAGTCTGCAGTCTCTGTCTGTGACATCAGAGTGCATACGATCAATTTCGGATGCCATCTTGAGTGGGATTGCCCCGATGCCGACCCTAAAACAACTTACACTGTCTGGAGCAAGCACGGGTGAGTCTAATCTAACAAAAAAGAAGGAGTTTAGATGCACATGAGTCACTAtgaatgatgtggaagtttagaGGAGAAACGAGAGTGTGGGGCAGAAAGCAGTAAAGCACTGGGGTGAGAGGTGAAACTGTGTGGTTTAGCAGAAACCCACAGCGAGAAACAATCCATGCTCATCACCCCAGAGCAGATATGCTGTTGTTATCGCTTCAGGCACGCTGTTGGTTTCCTCTGAATTACaattgaaaaagaaaatgacTCACAAGCGCTCAAGTTCAGTTTGCccttttcttgctttcttttttgAATGCCCAGTGGAAAAGTCTCATTTTTATTGAAATGAAAGTCAGAAATGTCTGTTTTACATCGTTTTGCAGGAGGTGAATGGCCAGATGATCACCTTAAAGATTtaacttgtaattttttttatacagtttttaatattgtgtgtttgtgttgcagtACATCATGGGTAAATGTTTCAGGCTGCATCCAGATTTCCCAGCAAAGCTGTAATCTGTCAGAAGTCTTTCCTACCTTAGACATCTACAACTTCATCAGACTAACATCTGAGCTTCTCTGGCTGAATGAAACTCTGTATTGCACCCCTGTAAATGACGGTCAGTATTAAACCTCAAACTATGTTCCAAAAAATTGATAAATAAAGGTCAAAAATGTGTAATATTGCACAAATCTAGAAAAGCTGGATTACATTACAGAAATGCATTCCTTCATAATATGTAAGGCTATTGTGCATTCTCTGTAATAAATTGATATAATTAGACAAgaactgaaatataataatatctttATGATttgatattgtattgtattattgatattaatatagagatcataataataataatcataaaaatagttgttttaatgaaagttttttttaagctgCTGCCAAATTCAGCCCACCCTCCATAACAAACTCCATGgccaatggaagtctatgggtgACAGTACATTTTCCTTGTGCTCCATCCATAAGCTGCACTTTTGAAGGTGAAAATGAATAttatgaggaagaggaagagatggGATGCCCCTGTCTTGTAACTGATGTTGTTAAACGTCTCTGGGCAACAGTCACTCTATACAATGAACAGAATCTCTCAGACAAACAGGTGCACAGCTCtcatttttctgttttgtatatttatttgtttgcagtATAAGTGTTTACATTGAGATTAGAAATTAAGAGTtccattgttttatttgtattcatttttcttgAAGGCACACACTGCTGAAGTGATGCATACCCCATTCAAGGTGGAATTTGGTTTTCTTACACCAGGGCAGGTGTACTGTGCTGTGGCCAACTTCACATTTGAGGGTGTGCTGGTGCCTTCTCCCCCAAGCATCCCCCAGTGTGTTTACATACCAGCAAATAACGGTGTGCATTATTTCTATTGAAAGTGCTTATACTTATTTTGTGGTGTAATGATACagtgcacatttatttatttgcacgtGCAATGGTTGCCAGCACTAAtgcacatgtgtttgtgtgttctccAGAAAGCCTTATCGTTGTGATTGTGTGTGCTGTTCTCATCACTCTTGGCTTAGTATTTCTTCTGTTCTGGAGACAGTGTGCATCTTCTGAACGTCCCCTGCCCAGATCTTTGGTACGGGACTTAAATGTGCATGATTGCAAGTGTGTTATTGCTTTTATAAGTTAATATTgagtaatttacatttaaattagacAACAAAATTGTTGAAAGTAACTGTGACATAATTACAggcaaaaataaagtcaaaaagcTGGAGAAACACAGCTCTACAGAGGTACATGGGAGACcattgaaaattatttttgtgttctCATTTGCTATAAGACTAAACAAAACAATCAGCTATTGCATTTTCATGACTTGCCTAAATAGGAAGAAATAGAGAGATTTACAATTATATTTAGAGCAGAAATGTGTCATTACAATTGAATAAGGGTCCATAAAACCACTTTTGGAACAACATTCATCCATTCAATATCATAGAGATACTTTTGTATGATATACAATTCACTAGCTGTATATTGCAAAGCATTCTAGTCATTCTAAGtaccaataaaaaaacataaaaccttCTAATGtagaaacattttattgtttaatctTTTTTCTTCATTCAGTGCATTTATGAACTAAGCATAATGAACATCTCATCTtagttgttttttacatttaaaattcaaatcCTATTATGTGTTATCAGGCTTTACTTCGAGACCTAGAACTTCAGAACGAGACTTTTGCTGACTCCAGTAAAGCTGCACCACACAACGAGAGCTCTGAGGGTGACCATGTTTCTGTTGTTTCCTTCTCTGACTTCACACTTACAGACAAGCAGTCTTCTTACTACAACACCCAAAGTCTGGGCTACGGCTATTACACAAGCCCCATCCTGCACAATCCAGACTGCACTGAGGAGTCTGCGCAGTCTGAAGAGTTGAGCACAGAAGTCCAACATGAAAAGTTCTATCTGTTACCATCACATCCAATTCTAGAAACAGAGGTGGGATTTCCATATCAGAACCAGAACCGTTTACTGTCCCCCGGAGACATCCCTCTGAGCTCGGTGCGAGTTGAACACACTCAGCAGGACGAGACATCAACTGAAGACCCAGAGCGGTCTGAAGATGTCATGTGTGGAAAAAATATGAGACCAATAGAAGACATCCAAACAAATTGAAactactgatgttttttttttttttttttttttttaaaggtttaatataatgtttttttagacTCAAGACAGATTTGTTCTGTGTACAGTTTTTAATACATGCTTTTTTTTGGTGCTATTAATTTGCAACAATGTGATTCTGTCCTTTTGCCCACTAACTATTGACATAGCTGTGAAAGGAAAAGTAgcgacagatcttttcttctgtattgtgatgtACATCCGAGTGTACTGTAACTGCATACTGAAAAAAAAGGACAAGCActtgattttatttattgttgtttggaAATGGAGGCAGATGAACATGAGTTTTGCAGGATAAgagacattttcattttcaccTTAGGTGCAGTTATGACAAATTTATtcttatattcatatattatgatttttttttaaagaagcacaTACGGATGATTCATTCACAAGAAGATCTATTACATGCCTCTGAAAAATAGAAAgggtgattttaaatttcatcctgactttaaaatgtcatgctgttaattatatagtattatatgatattattatattttatatatgtcatgCTGTCTTATTTCCTCCATCTTGGTCTGGATGCCTTAGGCTGGGTTATATTGAGTTCAGCATGTATTCCCTTTATTTTAGGGTGAATCGTGTCACATCATGCACGTTCCTCATGCATGTGTGCATCAATGGTCAAATGTCACTGACCTGAACCTagcagtcattattattattgccctTCACGGTTTATTTGGGATCCCCCCATAAGCCAGTGACTCAGAGCACTATAAATCCTTAAGCAGTCCCTATGAGGAGCATTGCTATTTTCGGGTAACTGTATGCTTTCTGTATGGCTTGATtcattgtttgaattttttttttttttacttctgactCAGAGTTTCCCTATTTTGACTCACATTTTCTGCTAAGGTTTATGCTAAGGTGCACAATTTTTGCTGGTTTTAGTTTTTCTGGAATATTTATGGAAATGCTCCTAGGAAACAAGTGTGAATCTAGATTCTGGAAACTGTATTGTAGATTTGTATAAAATTATGCATGTTTTCTTATTTTCTCttttgagagagtgtatgtggACTCGACTTGTATTCTGTGCGGTCTAATTGGTTCAGTTGAATTTTGGTACTGTACCAGTGAAAGAAATTTTGTTGTAgaataataaatacagtacactttGAGGGGGAAGTTTGTTTTTGGACTTTTTCTAAAGCCATAACCATGCGTGGCAAATATGCCCCTTGCAAACTCATTTCTAAAATGTAGATATTCACTGTGTATTGCAATGCTGTATTGCAATGTATTGCTATTACACTTAACATATGACTCGAGATTTAAATGTCAAGTTTCTTGTTGATCTAATGTAGCAGAGTGGAAAGAAATCTGCATGGGTTTAGTTTAGCTTTAATAAACCACAGACCACAAGCCTGAAAAACAACATGTAAAGCATACACATATAATGTATATAGgcccaaaagaaaaaaatcaagaaatgacttttttattgtttattcactGAATGATTTTTAAACACTTACTGACAGCAAATATATCTGTACAGGcttgtaatttaaaaaacaaaagacaaaacttGAATTAGAGTTGCTCAGTGTGATTTATGTTTGGACACTGGTGGTGGGTGCAAGATTTAACCCATAGAACCCATGTCAAGTCCAagaaaagtataataaatgttgaACTTTGTATAACTATAGTCTCATTCTAAACCATTGGCACATTTCTCTACATAAGCTGCGCCATAGAGAATTCTCCTCATAGGAAGGTGTGACTCACTAACTGACTCACACTGCACCAGAAGAAACGTGAACATCCTCATCCAGAGAAACCACCATATGTATCAGAACCACTCAACCACTCACGTCTTAAAAAAGGACACGCCTAAACCCTTGAGCCTACTttcatatatgtatttaaaagataattcatttttgtaaaaacaattgTAACCATTGTTGTAAAAAAATACCAAAACACCAAACAGATTTCTACAAACACAgactataaatgttttatatgagTGTTTGAACGTGAAAGTGAGTATGGATACGAAACAGTAAACACAAAGTCTAAAGTTGGAATCTTTATTTGGcttattttttacatatacagttcattttattacaattatatatatacatatatatatatatatatatatatatatatatatatatatatatatatatatatatatatatatatatatatacacatatacatatatatatatttatacaaagaTATTGACTAAAGTCAAGACTTAGTGCATGAATGGTGAAAACATGATGTCACTAGTGTGGCCTTGGCACATGTCCATTTCTCTTCTCCATCATTTATTT
The genomic region above belongs to Carassius carassius chromosome 3, fCarCar2.1, whole genome shotgun sequence and contains:
- the si:dkeyp-75h12.7 gene encoding uncharacterized protein si:dkeyp-75h12.7 isoform X1, which gives rise to MCVTYTGATCSCFHMFRLESAVSVCDIRVHTINFGCHLEWDCPDADPKTTYTVWSKHGTSWVNVSGCIQISQQSCNLSEVFPTLDIYNFIRLTSELLWLNETLYCTPVNDAAAKFSPPSITNSMANGSLWVTVHFPCAPSISCTFEGENEYYEEEEEMGCPCLVTDVVKRLWATVTLYNEQNLSDKQAHTAEVMHTPFKVEFGFLTPGQVYCAVANFTFEGVLVPSPPSIPQCVYIPANNESLIVVIVCAVLITLGLVFLLFWRQCASSERPLPRSLALLRDLELQNETFADSSKAAPHNESSEGDHVSVVSFSDFTLTDKQSSYYNTQSLGYGYYTSPILHNPDCTEESAQSEELSTEVQHEKFYLLPSHPILETEVGFPYQNQNRLLSPGDIPLSSVRVEHTQQDETSTEDPERSEDVMCGKNMRPIEDIQTN
- the si:dkeyp-75h12.7 gene encoding uncharacterized protein si:dkeyp-75h12.7 isoform X2 yields the protein MPVALLNLSFFLLVLNIESAVSVCDIRVHTINFGCHLEWDCPDADPKTTYTVWSKHGTSWVNVSGCIQISQQSCNLSEVFPTLDIYNFIRLTSELLWLNETLYCTPVNDAAAKFSPPSITNSMANGSLWVTVHFPCAPSISCTFEGENEYYEEEEEMGCPCLVTDVVKRLWATVTLYNEQNLSDKQAHTAEVMHTPFKVEFGFLTPGQVYCAVANFTFEGVLVPSPPSIPQCVYIPANNESLIVVIVCAVLITLGLVFLLFWRQCASSERPLPRSLALLRDLELQNETFADSSKAAPHNESSEGDHVSVVSFSDFTLTDKQSSYYNTQSLGYGYYTSPILHNPDCTEESAQSEELSTEVQHEKFYLLPSHPILETEVGFPYQNQNRLLSPGDIPLSSVRVEHTQQDETSTEDPERSEDVMCGKNMRPIEDIQTN